The Glycine soja cultivar W05 chromosome 3, ASM419377v2, whole genome shotgun sequence genome window below encodes:
- the LOC114406549 gene encoding BTB/POZ and MATH domain-containing protein 2-like isoform X1 translates to MVLSDLEICKPTSTSHNKVGSISRSGRDLPPAHYLFKIESYSELMNTGVEKYETNVFQAGGYKWRLILYPSGNIKSNGNGYVSLYLAIADTEKLSSGWEVDVNFKLFVFNQKNNNYLTIQDADGTVRKFQEMKTEWGFEQLISLETLLDSSNGYHVEDSCLFGAEVFVISRSGKWESLSMVKEPPHGTFTWKIGKFSTLEETYYHSKSFTVGERDWNLRVYPRGIESERGKGLSVYLQLTDCERFPAKRTVYAKFKLGILDQLNNKYHERTDSHWFRASGNIWGFKKLVALSELYEAAKGYIKDDTVIVEVQILVMSIAKIST, encoded by the exons ATGGTGTTGTCTGATCTGGAGATCTGCAAGCCAACTTCAACTTCTCACAATAAAGTTGGTA GTATTTCTAGATCTGGGAGAGATCTGCCACCAGCTCATTACTTGTTCAAAATTGAATCATATTCCGAATTGATGAACACAGGAGTGGAGAAGTATGAGACTAATGTTTTCCAGGCTGGGGGATACAAATG GAGGCTGATACTCTATCCAAGTGGTAATATCAAAAGCAATGGCAATGGTTACGTGTCCTTATACTTGGCAATAGCAGATACCGAGAAGCTTTCTAGCGGTTGGGAGGTTGACGTAAACTTCAAGCTGTTCGTCTTTAATcagaaaaataacaattatttaacCATCCAAG ATGCGGATGGCACCGTaagaaaatttcaagaaatgaaaacagaatGGGGTTTTGAGCAATTAATTTCGTTGGAGACTCTCTTAGATTCATCTAATGGATACCATGTTGAAGATTCTTGTTTGTTTGGAGCTGAGGTTTTCGTGATTAGTCGTTCTGGCAAATGGGAAAGTCTTTCCATGGTCAAAGAGCCTCCTCATGGCACCTTCACTTGGAAAATTGGGAAATTTTCAACATTGGAGGAGACTTACTACCACTCCAAATCCTTTACCGTGGGTGAGAGAGACtg GAATTTGAGGGTTTATCCCAGAGGAATCGAGTCCGAGAGAGGCAAAGGTCTATCTGTTTATTTACAGCTCACAGATTGTGAAAGGTTCCCAGCGAAGAGAACAGTGTATGCAAAATTCAAGTTGGGAATTTTAGACCAGCTCAACAATAAATATCATGAGAGAACAG ATAGCCACTGGTTTCGTGCCTCAGGTAATATTTGGGGTTTTAAAAAGTTAGTAGCTCTGAGTGAACTCTATGAAGCAGCAAAAGGATATATTAAAGACGATACTGTAATTGTGGAGGTTCAAATCCTTGTGATGTCCATAGCTAAGATTTCCACCTAG
- the LOC114406549 gene encoding MATH domain and coiled-coil domain-containing protein At3g58370-like isoform X2 produces the protein MVLSDLEICKPTSTSHNKVGISRSGRDLPPAHYLFKIESYSELMNTGVEKYETNVFQAGGYKWRLILYPSGNIKSNGNGYVSLYLAIADTEKLSSGWEVDVNFKLFVFNQKNNNYLTIQDADGTVRKFQEMKTEWGFEQLISLETLLDSSNGYHVEDSCLFGAEVFVISRSGKWESLSMVKEPPHGTFTWKIGKFSTLEETYYHSKSFTVGERDWNLRVYPRGIESERGKGLSVYLQLTDCERFPAKRTVYAKFKLGILDQLNNKYHERTDSHWFRASGNIWGFKKLVALSELYEAAKGYIKDDTVIVEVQILVMSIAKIST, from the exons ATGGTGTTGTCTGATCTGGAGATCTGCAAGCCAACTTCAACTTCTCACAATAAAGTTG GTATTTCTAGATCTGGGAGAGATCTGCCACCAGCTCATTACTTGTTCAAAATTGAATCATATTCCGAATTGATGAACACAGGAGTGGAGAAGTATGAGACTAATGTTTTCCAGGCTGGGGGATACAAATG GAGGCTGATACTCTATCCAAGTGGTAATATCAAAAGCAATGGCAATGGTTACGTGTCCTTATACTTGGCAATAGCAGATACCGAGAAGCTTTCTAGCGGTTGGGAGGTTGACGTAAACTTCAAGCTGTTCGTCTTTAATcagaaaaataacaattatttaacCATCCAAG ATGCGGATGGCACCGTaagaaaatttcaagaaatgaaaacagaatGGGGTTTTGAGCAATTAATTTCGTTGGAGACTCTCTTAGATTCATCTAATGGATACCATGTTGAAGATTCTTGTTTGTTTGGAGCTGAGGTTTTCGTGATTAGTCGTTCTGGCAAATGGGAAAGTCTTTCCATGGTCAAAGAGCCTCCTCATGGCACCTTCACTTGGAAAATTGGGAAATTTTCAACATTGGAGGAGACTTACTACCACTCCAAATCCTTTACCGTGGGTGAGAGAGACtg GAATTTGAGGGTTTATCCCAGAGGAATCGAGTCCGAGAGAGGCAAAGGTCTATCTGTTTATTTACAGCTCACAGATTGTGAAAGGTTCCCAGCGAAGAGAACAGTGTATGCAAAATTCAAGTTGGGAATTTTAGACCAGCTCAACAATAAATATCATGAGAGAACAG ATAGCCACTGGTTTCGTGCCTCAGGTAATATTTGGGGTTTTAAAAAGTTAGTAGCTCTGAGTGAACTCTATGAAGCAGCAAAAGGATATATTAAAGACGATACTGTAATTGTGGAGGTTCAAATCCTTGTGATGTCCATAGCTAAGATTTCCACCTAG
- the LOC114406549 gene encoding MATH domain and coiled-coil domain-containing protein At3g58370-like isoform X3, with amino-acid sequence MNTGVEKYETNVFQAGGYKWRLILYPSGNIKSNGNGYVSLYLAIADTEKLSSGWEVDVNFKLFVFNQKNNNYLTIQDADGTVRKFQEMKTEWGFEQLISLETLLDSSNGYHVEDSCLFGAEVFVISRSGKWESLSMVKEPPHGTFTWKIGKFSTLEETYYHSKSFTVGERDWNLRVYPRGIESERGKGLSVYLQLTDCERFPAKRTVYAKFKLGILDQLNNKYHERTDSHWFRASGNIWGFKKLVALSELYEAAKGYIKDDTVIVEVQILVMSIAKIST; translated from the exons ATGAACACAGGAGTGGAGAAGTATGAGACTAATGTTTTCCAGGCTGGGGGATACAAATG GAGGCTGATACTCTATCCAAGTGGTAATATCAAAAGCAATGGCAATGGTTACGTGTCCTTATACTTGGCAATAGCAGATACCGAGAAGCTTTCTAGCGGTTGGGAGGTTGACGTAAACTTCAAGCTGTTCGTCTTTAATcagaaaaataacaattatttaacCATCCAAG ATGCGGATGGCACCGTaagaaaatttcaagaaatgaaaacagaatGGGGTTTTGAGCAATTAATTTCGTTGGAGACTCTCTTAGATTCATCTAATGGATACCATGTTGAAGATTCTTGTTTGTTTGGAGCTGAGGTTTTCGTGATTAGTCGTTCTGGCAAATGGGAAAGTCTTTCCATGGTCAAAGAGCCTCCTCATGGCACCTTCACTTGGAAAATTGGGAAATTTTCAACATTGGAGGAGACTTACTACCACTCCAAATCCTTTACCGTGGGTGAGAGAGACtg GAATTTGAGGGTTTATCCCAGAGGAATCGAGTCCGAGAGAGGCAAAGGTCTATCTGTTTATTTACAGCTCACAGATTGTGAAAGGTTCCCAGCGAAGAGAACAGTGTATGCAAAATTCAAGTTGGGAATTTTAGACCAGCTCAACAATAAATATCATGAGAGAACAG ATAGCCACTGGTTTCGTGCCTCAGGTAATATTTGGGGTTTTAAAAAGTTAGTAGCTCTGAGTGAACTCTATGAAGCAGCAAAAGGATATATTAAAGACGATACTGTAATTGTGGAGGTTCAAATCCTTGTGATGTCCATAGCTAAGATTTCCACCTAG